The following proteins are encoded in a genomic region of Clostridium kluyveri:
- a CDS encoding tyrosine-type recombinase/integrase has translation MARKTNTKINGSEYYRVTAVVGRDGNGKVIRKQFYGKTKKEAEDKKDEYLNGIKNGLAVNFQDVGFGNLMHLWLFEVMKDQLKPSTFERYEGIYRNYIKNNNIYGVKICNLQSIQLQRYYNKLYKSGKSSNVIKNLNKLLREFLNYAVDEGYIAKNPCYRLSIPGKKDVQKREIQVFTDDEIIKFKDSLNNNRLKALFLLDLGTGLRQGELLALKWYNIDMDKMELHVKTSLKKVSMIESDNVRTYKTIEQTPKSQSSIRTVPIPSKLIPALKRHKIQQKEEKLLAGDSYIDNNYVFATSTGGTIDSRNLIRAYSRALKKANIPYRNFHCLRHTYATKLFERNNRLETVQRLLGHSRSSITADIYTHVMPKQKMDTVETLNDLFV, from the coding sequence ATGGCAAGAAAAACTAATACTAAAATTAATGGTTCTGAATATTACAGAGTTACAGCCGTAGTAGGACGTGACGGGAATGGAAAAGTAATACGAAAACAATTCTATGGGAAAACAAAAAAAGAGGCTGAAGACAAGAAAGATGAATATTTAAATGGTATAAAGAATGGACTTGCTGTAAATTTTCAAGATGTAGGTTTTGGAAATTTAATGCATCTGTGGTTATTTGAAGTAATGAAAGATCAATTGAAACCATCTACTTTTGAAAGATACGAAGGAATATATAGAAATTATATTAAAAATAATAATATCTATGGTGTTAAAATTTGCAATTTGCAAAGTATACAACTTCAAAGATATTATAATAAATTGTACAAGTCAGGTAAAAGCAGTAATGTCATTAAAAATCTCAATAAATTACTGAGAGAATTTTTAAATTATGCTGTAGATGAGGGCTATATTGCTAAGAATCCCTGTTATAGATTATCTATCCCTGGTAAAAAAGACGTACAAAAACGAGAAATACAAGTCTTTACAGATGATGAGATTATAAAATTTAAAGATTCCTTAAATAATAATCGACTGAAAGCCTTATTTTTACTTGATCTCGGTACAGGATTGAGGCAAGGAGAATTACTGGCTTTAAAATGGTACAATATTGACATGGATAAAATGGAGCTCCACGTAAAAACATCTCTCAAAAAAGTTAGCATGATAGAATCTGATAATGTTAGAACATATAAAACTATAGAGCAAACTCCTAAATCACAAAGTAGCATAAGAACTGTTCCAATACCTTCAAAATTAATCCCTGCATTAAAAAGGCATAAAATACAACAGAAAGAAGAAAAATTACTTGCTGGCGACTCATATATTGATAACAATTATGTTTTTGCAACATCAACAGGAGGCACTATAGATTCAAGAAATTTGATTAGAGCTTATTCACGTGCTTTAAAAAAGGCTAATATTCCTTATCGTAATTTTCACTGTTTGAGACATACATACGCAACTAAACTATTTGAGCGTAATAATAGATTAGAAACTGTTCAAAGACTTCTTGGCCATAGTCGTAGTTCTATAACAGCTGATATATATACTCACGTTATGCCTAAGCAAAAAATGGATACTGTGGAGACATTAAATGACTTATTTGTTTAA
- a CDS encoding helix-turn-helix domain-containing protein yields MMLFIKQYREDKNIDLRSLAIQANCSYSYLNQLENNIKKNPGLDILVRVGYALQVCPIRLLGGCYGGYCNPKCYYYKSYYIIP; encoded by the coding sequence ATGATGCTTTTTATAAAACAATACAGAGAAGACAAAAATATTGATTTAAGAAGTCTTGCCATTCAAGCAAATTGTTCATATAGTTATTTAAACCAATTGGAAAACAATATAAAAAAGAATCCAGGATTAGATATACTTGTTAGAGTAGGATATGCCCTCCAGGTATGCCCTATAAGATTATTAGGAGGTTGCTATGGGGGCTACTGTAATCCTAAATGCTATTATTATAAATCTTATTATATCATACCTTAA
- a CDS encoding protein-export chaperone SecB translates to MENVQAGTDKCKLKLHKIYVPNISFNRSDNYSEKNSKFQVKVGYETAHSENNSKTKVTIKIEIADKKDDALTINVSLCGIFSMEPNDKENEKFFIKQSLAILFPYLRSLVTNITVQAEIPPIVLPPINFNALIDKQSNNEQS, encoded by the coding sequence ATGGAAAATGTACAAGCTGGTACTGATAAATGTAAATTAAAATTGCATAAAATATATGTTCCAAATATTTCATTTAACAGAAGCGATAATTATTCTGAAAAAAATTCAAAATTTCAGGTCAAAGTTGGATATGAAACTGCACATTCTGAAAATAATTCAAAAACTAAAGTTACTATTAAAATAGAAATAGCTGATAAAAAAGATGATGCACTGACCATTAATGTATCATTGTGCGGTATTTTTAGTATGGAGCCTAACGACAAAGAAAATGAAAAATTCTTTATAAAACAATCTTTAGCAATATTATTCCCATATTTAAGAAGCTTAGTTACAAACATAACAGTTCAAGCAGAAATCCCTCCAATAGTTCTACCTCCTATTAATTTTAATGCTCTAATCGATAAACAATCTAACAATGAGCAAAGCTAG
- a CDS encoding helix-turn-helix domain-containing protein, with protein MFNKYKIIKIIDAKGWSKYKLAKESGLAHSTLHDILSGKNAGPTIRTLQKLANALDVSVNDFFDEDENITVKEPTDKYNPTKKDSSEMDEVDKLEQEFEELKDKMKNISPSKRKKILKMIELFEEDEDE; from the coding sequence ATGTTTAATAAATATAAAATCATAAAAATAATAGATGCTAAAGGTTGGTCTAAATACAAGTTAGCAAAAGAATCTGGATTGGCTCATTCTACATTGCATGATATATTGAGTGGCAAAAATGCAGGTCCAACAATTAGAACACTCCAAAAACTTGCTAACGCTTTAGATGTATCAGTAAATGATTTTTTTGATGAAGATGAAAACATTACTGTAAAAGAACCTACAGATAAATATAACCCCACTAAAAAAGATTCCTCTGAAATGGATGAAGTAGACAAATTAGAACAAGAATTTGAAGAACTAAAGGATAAAATGAAAAACATTTCTCCGAGCAAAAGAAAGAAAATCTTAAAGATGATAGAACTTTTTGAAGAGGATGAAGATGAATAA
- a CDS encoding helix-turn-helix domain-containing protein, producing MLGDNIKKIAESKNMTIYQVMKKSKVSAGQLYDIVNNKQTNPTVNTVRKIAKSLEVSISKLLESDGVKEVV from the coding sequence ATGCTAGGAGATAACATAAAAAAAATAGCTGAAAGTAAAAACATGACAATATATCAAGTTATGAAAAAAAGTAAAGTTTCAGCTGGACAACTTTATGACATTGTAAATAATAAACAAACAAACCCAACAGTAAACACAGTTAGAAAAATAGCTAAAAGCTTAGAAGTATCAATAAGCAAATTGCTGGAATCGGATGGAGTAAAGGAGGTCGTGTGA
- a CDS encoding helix-turn-helix domain-containing protein, with translation MFDIGGRIRELRKLNKLTTKELGCKMDVHQSFISGLENNTKKCSMDNLFKLCNIFHITIPEFFNDDSEHVVLTSELKELLNSAKDLTPSQLEALKIFIDSFK, from the coding sequence ATGTTTGATATTGGCGGTCGAATTCGTGAATTACGTAAATTAAATAAATTAACTACCAAAGAACTTGGGTGTAAAATGGATGTTCACCAAAGTTTCATTTCGGGATTAGAAAATAATACCAAGAAATGTTCTATGGATAATTTATTTAAGTTATGTAATATATTCCATATTACTATCCCTGAATTTTTTAATGACGATTCAGAACATGTAGTTCTTACTTCTGAACTCAAAGAACTTTTAAACAGTGCAAAAGATTTAACTCCTTCCCAACTTGAAGCTCTTAAGATCTTTATAGATAGTTTCAAGTAA
- a CDS encoding helix-turn-helix domain-containing protein, giving the protein MLREIVDELTSIRIKNKITMDELSLRSGVSQKHISNIENHRATPTIETLNKIANGLGVDIQLKISNHIPRNQKEVV; this is encoded by the coding sequence ATGCTCAGAGAAATAGTTGATGAACTTACTTCCATAAGAATAAAAAACAAAATAACAATGGATGAACTTTCTTTAAGATCAGGAGTAAGTCAAAAACATATTAGCAATATAGAGAACCATAGAGCCACTCCTACAATTGAAACTTTGAATAAGATAGCCAATGGCTTAGGAGTGGACATTCAACTGAAAATTAGTAATCACATCCCACGAAATCAAAAAGAAGTAGTGTAA
- a CDS encoding helix-turn-helix domain-containing protein, whose product MVQEYRNIYQIARESAGFTQEKSSELMDISVDSLRAYEGGKRIPPDKVVIKMIEIYNTQYLAYQHLKTSAEVGQKYLPHIEITDLSTAILNLQTQVGDYINCEKLLIRICSDGKVSKDEECDFERIAKELNDVVEAIYAFKFAKQKSE is encoded by the coding sequence ATGGTACAAGAGTACAGAAATATCTACCAAATAGCGAGGGAAAGTGCAGGTTTTACCCAAGAAAAATCATCAGAGTTAATGGACATATCTGTGGATAGCCTTAGGGCCTATGAAGGTGGCAAGAGAATACCTCCAGACAAAGTGGTTATCAAGATGATAGAAATTTACAACACACAGTATTTGGCATATCAACATCTAAAGACGAGTGCAGAGGTAGGGCAAAAGTATTTACCTCATATTGAAATCACAGATTTATCAACTGCTATTTTGAATTTACAGACACAAGTAGGAGACTACATCAATTGTGAAAAACTACTTATTAGGATTTGCTCTGACGGAAAAGTAAGCAAGGATGAAGAATGTGATTTTGAAAGAATAGCTAAAGAACTTAATGATGTGGTTGAAGCAATTTATGCTTTTAAATTTGCAAAACAAAAATCTGAATAG
- a CDS encoding excisionase: MEMPQNVNFKEIIKDAIKEALNEISKPTLTLDECKEYSGIGRNKLMELVYAENSDFPYFRNGVKILVNKKKLDLWLERVAEENRAL; this comes from the coding sequence ATGGAAATGCCGCAGAATGTTAATTTCAAAGAAATAATTAAGGATGCTATAAAGGAAGCTTTAAATGAAATTAGCAAGCCCACGTTAACACTAGATGAATGTAAGGAGTACTCAGGGATAGGGCGGAACAAACTAATGGAGCTTGTGTACGCTGAAAATTCTGATTTTCCGTACTTTAGAAATGGCGTTAAGATTTTAGTGAATAAAAAGAAGCTAGATTTATGGTTAGAGAGAGTTGCAGAAGAAAACAGAGCTTTATAG